From Periophthalmus magnuspinnatus isolate fPerMag1 chromosome 12, fPerMag1.2.pri, whole genome shotgun sequence, a single genomic window includes:
- the phlda1 gene encoding pleckstrin homology-like domain family A member 1, producing the protein MLESGRKVLKEGLLEKRSDGLLQLWKKKRCALTEDGVLLLPPKQHEPPQPPYAHRDSAKVKELHFANMKTVDCVERKGKYVYFTVVMAEGKEIDFRCPQDEGWNAQITLQMVQYKNRQAILAVRSTRQKQQLLVVHVPGQKTLRSAPNVA; encoded by the coding sequence ATGCTGGAGAGCGGGCGGAAGGTGCTGAAGGAGGGGCTGTTGGAGAAGCGCAGCGACGGGCTGCTGCAGCTGTGGAAGAAGAAGCGGTGCGCGCTCACGGAGGACGGTGTACTACTGCTGCCGCCCAAACAGCACGAGCCTCCCCAGCCGCCGTACGCGCACCGGGACTCGGCCAAAGTCAAAGAGCTGCACTTCGCCAACATGAAGACCGTGGACTGCGTGGAGCGTAAAGGAAAGTACGTGTACTTCACGGTGGTGATGGCGGAGGGCAAAGAGATCGACTTCAGGTGCCCGCAGGACGAGGGCTGGAACGCGCAGATTACGCTGCAGATGGTGCAGTACAAGAACAGACAGGCCATCCTCGCCGTGCGCTCTACCCGCCAGAAGCAGCAGTTGCTGGTGGTGCATGTGCCCGGGCAGAAGACCCTCCGCAGCGCGCCTAACGTGGCTTGA